The following coding sequences lie in one Spinacia oleracea cultivar Varoflay chromosome 1, BTI_SOV_V1, whole genome shotgun sequence genomic window:
- the LOC110775224 gene encoding uncharacterized protein, translated as MVLDFISPVFDDGEATACLQHEEICNEARKWLNAIIFYVIGDSPTIKCLNVYMERNWPFVTHPEIFYHEEGYFVIRFKTMAEKTKVLASGTYTLANKPIIVKPWTHDFDFQKEVLTEIPLWLKLPNLPLSCWGSNSLSRIGSVIGKPIMADECTTVQSRISYARLLVKVDVTKPKLDAVKVVEPNGRTFMQTIVFDWYPVFCKTCQKIGHDCTALPRTKKNIRGVKYKQVLTPKETAQPSVVEPVQHVPVVPVTETRDSWTTVVGRSAAKIGNALASSQAAPVSVNNVYDSLFSDPIVERSTSSTGGGSLLLGET; from the coding sequence atggttttggattttatttCCCCTGTGTTTGATGATGGTGAAGCCACTGCTTGTCTTCAACATGAAGAAATTTGTAATGAGGCTAGAAAATGGTTAAATGCGATTATTTTCTATGTTATTGGTGATTCACCGACTATTAAGTGTTTGAATGTATACATGGAAAGGAATTGGCCTTTTGTGACTCATCCTGAGATTTTCTACCATGAAGAAGGGTATTTTGTTATTCGGTTTAAAACTATGGCCGAAAAGACTAAAGTTCTTGCGTCTGGTACGTATACTCTTGCCAATAAGCCGATCATAGTGAAACCATGGACTcatgattttgattttcagaAGGAGGTCTTGACTGAGATTCCTCTTTGGCTTAAACTTCCAAATCTTCCTCTTAGTTGTTGGGGGTCAAACTCTTTGAGTCGTATTGGGAGTGTTATTGGTAAACCAATCATGGCTGATGAATGTACCACAGTTCAATCTCGAATTTCATATGCGAGACTGCTAGTGAAGGTTGATGTTACTAAACCCAAGCTTGATGCAGTGAAAGTGGTGGAGCCGAATGGTAGAACTTTTATGCAGACTATTGTGTTTGATTGGTATCCTGTGTTTTGCAAAACATGCCAGAAAATAGGACATGACTGTACTGCTTTACCACGAACGAAGAAGAATATTCGAGGGGTGAAATATAAGCAAGTCTTGACTCCAAAGGAGACTGCTCAGCCATCAGTGGTTGAACCAGTTCAACATGTTCCTGTTGTTCCTGTTACTGAGACCAGGGATTCTTGGACTACTGTGGTGGGACGGTCTGCTGCGAAGATTGGAAATGCTTTAGCTTCTTCTCAGGCTGCTCCAGTTTCAGTCAATAACGTGTATGATTCTTTGTTTTCTGATCCTATTGTTGAGAGGAGTACAAGTTCTACTGGCGGGGGCAGTCTCCTCCTTGGTGAAACATGA
- the LOC110775228 gene encoding abscisic acid receptor PYL2, which yields MATQPLPPSPPSPPPPQGLTQEEYTTLQPLIQTYHTYNPPPPNTTTSLITQRIDAPADVIWPYVRRFDNPERYKHFIKSCRLTSGDGSSVGSVREVSVVSGLPASTSTERLELLDEEHRVLSFRVVGGQHRLRNYKSVTSVNEFKNINENKVYTIVLESYIVDIPEGNSADDTKMFVDTVVKLNLQKLGVIATSDFQGN from the coding sequence ATGGCCACCCAACCACTACCACCATCTCCAccgtcaccaccaccaccacaaggGCTAACCCAAGAAGAGTACACCACCTTACAACCCCTAATCCAAACCTACCACACCTACAACCCACCCCCACCCAACACCACCACCTCCCTCATCACTCAACGCATTGACGCCCCAGCAGACGTCATCTGGCCTTACGTCCGTCGTTTCGACAACCCTGAACGCTACAAACATTTCATCAAAAGCTGCCGTTTAACCTCCGGTGACGGCTCCTCCGTCGGTAGCGTACGTGAGGTAAGCGTAGTTTCCGGTCTACCAGCATCAACTAGCACCGAACGCCTCGAACTTCTCGACGAAGAACACCGCGTATTAAGCTTTCGTGTGGTGGGTGGACAACACCGCCTTCGTAACTACAAGTCTGTTACCTCCGTCAATGAGTTTAAGAATATCAATGAGAATAAAGTTTATACAATTGTgttggaatcgtatatcgttgATATTCCTGAAGGTAATTCTGCTGATGATACAAAGATGTTTGTTGATACTGTTGTTAAGCTTAATCTTCAAAAACTTGGGGTTATTGCCACGTCTGATTTTCAAGGAAAttaa